In Gammaproteobacteria bacterium, the DNA window CGGCTTTCCTGACCCCGCGCAAGGCTTCAAAGCTGCGGCGGATCAACGGTTCACGCGACTGCGTGAGCACCTGAATGCTCACATCGTCGGGAATTAATTGATGATCAGCCAGATAGCGCACGAAATCGAAATCGGTCTGCGAGGCTGCCGGAAACCCTACTTCGATTTCCTTAAAGCCGATTTGCGTCAGCAATTCAAACATACGGCGTTTGCGATCCGTACCCATTGGCTCGATCAGCGCCTGATTACCATCGCGCAGATCCACGCTGCACCAGACGGGCGCCTGAGTGAGCATCCGCGAGGGCCATTGTCGATCAGGCAAGCAGACCGGCGGGAAGGGGCGGTATTTTCGGATAGCGTCAATGTGCTTCATCAGCAATTCCTCTCTCTTGGTCAGGATTTGGTGCTCTCTCCCACTCAGCGCATGGATTGGGTCGAGAGGGTCAGGCCATTGGTTCTGTAAAGCAATGCGGCGCGATACAGCCGCCAGGCCGCCGCTAGGCCCGACGACCGCGACTTAGTCGCAGCAGAGCCAGAGAAAGGGCGCGTGTGAAGCCAGGATGATCAGCGCGGGGAGCGCAAAAGAGGTTGGTGCAGAATCGGCGGGGGCCAACAAACATAGGGTTAATCCTCGTGAGCAGTTCAATAGATCAGCGGCCAACAGCAAACCCCGGCGCTCCTTTCAGGAGGCCGGGCCGCTCAGTCGCAGTTCGAACCGTTCATGGGATTGTGGGTGTTTCATAGTTCTCAAGTTAACCCAGGCCGGGATTCCAGGTCAAGTGGGCGACTGAATAATTGCGAATGATTGTTATTTTCTCTCCAAGAGTAACAATATATAAAGCTCATATACTCCATCGCAACTCTACCGATTGAGGATTTTTAAGTGATTAAAAACGATGAAACTCTACAAGCCATCAGGGTCTGGGATTTGCCAACCCGATTGTTTCACTGGATTCTGGTTGCGTTGATAATCGCGCAGTGGTGGACCGCTGAGCAAAGCAGCACCATGGATTATCACGTCTGGGGGGGCTACGCCGTACTCACGCTGGTGTTATTTCGCCTGATCTGGGGATTCGTGGGCAGCGAGACCGTCCTGTTCAGCGACTTTGTGCGGGGTCCCGGCGCGGCTCTGCTTTACGCCAAGGCGCTGATGCGTGGGGAAACGCCCCACTATCTCGGCCATAATCCTATGGGCGGCTGGTCAATCCTGGCGCTGCTGATTCTGCTGCTGATCCAGGCAGGGACAGGCTTGTTCGCCAACGACGACATCATGACCGAAGGACCGCTGTACGCCTGGGTGTCGAAGGATACCAGCGATTGGCTAACGACTCTCCACAAGTTCAACTTCAACCTGCTGCTCGCGATGATCGCCGTTCATCTCTCGGCGGTTTTCTTTTATCTGCTGGTCAAGCGGGAAAATCTGATCCATCCCATGCTTAGCGGTCGAAAACATCTGCCGCCGGAACAGATTGATCGTGCGCCGCGCATGGCGAATCCCTGGCTAGGGCTGGCGGCGTTGGCGGTTGCGGCGCTCGCCGTTTGGCTGCTCGTGCGCTGAAAGTCCTCACTTCAACCTTTCTCTCGCTAACGAGAGAGAAGTTGAAGTAGCATTTAATCCTTGCGGAATTCCTTGTGACACGCCTTGCAGGTTTCAGCCGTCTTGCCGAACTGCGCCTTGATGGCGGATTCGTCTCCACCCTTGGCGACCTCAGCCAATTTGGCGGATTCCTGTTGAAAATCATTCATGGCGGATTCAAATTTGTCCCAATTGGTCCAGATTTCCGGTTTGGCTTCGGTACCCTTCACCGCATCCGGCCCGGAGCCTTTGGCGAAACCCTCTAGCGCCGCCTTGCTCATCAATTCCACATATTGCGCGTGGCGAGCAACCGCCGCCGCGTCGAAAGGAATCTCGCCTTTGACCATGGCGCCAATGGGTTTGAAGTTCCAACCGATAATCGTATAGACCGACTGCCGGTATTCAGCAACGTCTTTCGGTTTTGGATCTGCGGCGCTGGCCACTGTCAAAAAAACCAGGCTGATAAGGCTACTTGCTAGACCGATGCCCAGTAATTTCTTATTCATCATTATTACCCCTTGGAATTGTGACTAAAAGAGTCCGATATCGATAATCATGGCATAACACTGTTATTTTGCAAGCGCAAACTGAAATTTGGCTGAACTCTATTGGCATCGACTTCGAAACGACATCAGGTTGTGGGATGGATATGCTCGTGACCCCGATGATTCGTGACTTTTTCGACGGGTACGAGGTGAAGATTCCCATGACGCACCCCTGTCTCGGCGATGGTCGCTTCGGCAACATGGCGAACATCAGTGGTGTTCCCCTGTAAGACCACGACTTCCAGACAATTTTCGTGGTCGAGATGGACATGCAGAGTCGACAGCATGAGGTGGTGGTGAGCGTGCTGAGTCTGAGTCAGTCGGCGGGCCAATTCACGTTGGTGATGGTTGTAAACATAGGCAAGGCAGGCAACGGTGTGTTCGGCCTGATTCTCCTCTAATCGGTCTTGCTCCAGGCGTTGCCGCACCAGATCGCGGATCGCCTCGGAACGGTTCTCGTAGCCTTTGCGTTTGATATAAGCGTCGAACGCTTCCAGCAGCTTGTCATCCAGGGATATGGTCACACGTTCCATGCAGCTTCCGCCTTTTGCCGGGTAATGAGGAAAATGATTTGCGAGGTGAGTTGACAAAGCAGTTTTTTTGGTATTTGGTATGAAGAATAAGAAAATCATCATACTGTTGGTTTGGAGGCTTAATGTTCGCTCTGTTCAGGCTCTCGCCGCTTGCCCTGATCGTCGCGCTGGCTGCGCCGGGCATCGTCCAGGCCCATTTTCAGGAATTGCTGCCTACCACCGATATGGTCCCCGAAACCGGCGACCGCACGGTTAAGCTCACGGCGGCGTTTACCCACCCGATGGAAGGGGGGCCGGTCATGGACATGGGCCAACCGGCCCAGTTCGGCGTATTGGTCGATGGCGAAAAGATTGATCTTACCGCATCCCTGACTCCTGTGAAGATCGACGGCAAACAGGCGTTCACAGCAGCCTACCCCATCAAAAAACCGGGCGACTATGTGTTTTATCTTGAACCCGCCCCTTATTGGGAGTCTGCCGAGAAGGTTTTTCTCGTTCACTATACCAAAGTAGTGGTGGATTTCAGCGCAGGCGCGGGCTGGGACGGCCGGGTGGGATTATCGGTGGAGATCGAACCGCTGACCCGTCCCTACGGGCTGTGGACGGGTAGCGTTTTTCGAGGGCTGGCGCGCAAGGACGGCCAGCCGCTGCCGTTTGCGCGTGTGGAGATTGAATGGGTTAACGACGGTTCAGTCAAAGCGCCCGCCGATCCTTTTATTACCCAAGAGGTTAAAACCGACGCCAATGGGGTATTCGCTTACGTTATGCCGAAAGCCGGCTGGTGGGGCTTCAATGTTCTTGTCGATAGCAAGATCAAGGGACCGGATGGCCAACCCGCCGATGCTGAATTAGGCGGGACCCTCTGGGTCAAGACCGTCGATATGAAATAACGTAGGAAGCTGATCCTTCCGCCTTGGCTTCGGAGAACTGCATGGCGCATATTCCTGATGGCGTGCTGTCCGCCCCGGTACTTGTAGCGGGAGCCGCCCTATCCCTGGTTGGTTGTGCCTACGGACTTCGGCAGCTGGAGGCCGAGCGTATCCCTCAAGTGGCTTTACTGTCAGCGGTGCTCTTCGTCGCGGCGCTCGTGCATTTCCCAGTTGGACCATCGTCCGTGCATCTCATGCTGAATGGCCTGGCTGGCGTTTTGCTAGGTTGGGCGGCTTTTCCTGCGATTCTGGTGGCGCTCTTGCTGCAGGCGGTGCTGTTCGGCTTCGGCGGCCTGGTAGTGTTGGGTGTCAATGCGATGAACATGGCCTTGCCTGCGGTGCTCTGCCGCGCTCTGTTTGTCGCCCTGTTTCGTTCCGGCAACCGTCGCCGGACAATAATAGCTGCGGGTCTAGCGGGAAACATCGGGGTCATGCTGACGGCCCTGCTGGTGGCGCTGGCGCTTGCTCTGTCCGGTCAGGAGTTCGTCGCCGCCGCCAAGCTGATTATTTTTACTCATATTCCGGTGGCGGTGATCGAATCCATTTTCAGTGCTGCCGTCATTGATCTGCTGCTGCGAGTTAAACCTGAGTTTCTCAATTTCACCGGCATGAAGGAAGAATACCCATGAGTGATCGACTTCTTGTTCCGGTCTTGCTCGCTCTGAGCTTGTCAGTCGTCGCTGCACCGGCCTGGAGCCACAAGCTGAAAGTCTTTGCCACCGCCGAGGGGACCCGCTTGGTGGGTTACGCCTATTTCATTCCCGGTGGGCGGCCTCGTCAGGTCAAGGTCACCGTAACCGATGCCGACGGTAAGGTGCTCGCTGCCACTGCTACGGACGATGAAGGTCACTTTCAGATTGAGGCGAAGCGCCGGGTCGACCATCACATCACGGTAGGCGGCGGTGATGGCCATGTCGCTACTTACACAATCAGGGCTGAGGAGTTGCCAGATAGTCTATCCCCCTCGCCTCCAATCCCTCTCTCGCAGGGCGAGGGGCGCGAGCGTCTTCCGCTCTCATCCTCAACGCCTCTCCCGCAAGTAAGCCAGGCGAGTAACCCATCGTCCATCGCGGCGGTTTCGCCGGCAGTACCCGCCTCGAACACCGACTGGCGCATTTTTATCGACCAAAGCATCGCCCGGCAGATCCGTCCCTTGCGTGAGCAGATCGACGCCTATCAGGAAAAGATCTGGTGGCATGACGTACTGGGCGGCATCGGTTACATCCTCGGCCTTGGCGGCCTGGCTTTTGGCCTAGCCGAACGCCGACGGCAGAGGGATGCATCGCCCTCGACTGTAGCCGGGAGAAATCCCTCATGAATACCTCTGCATCCAGTAGCGCGATGCACTCACTGGCCAAGGTGAGCCACCCACACGCCAGCATAACTATTTACCTTCCTTTGAAAAAAGGAGATCGAGAGGGATTTCGCGCCAGTGAACCCCTGTTGAAAACGGTCGATGCGCGCTTGCGTCTGGCGGCTTGCGGCCTGTTCGCTCTGATCGTGGTCGGCTTGACGCAAATCCCCGCGTTATTGACAGCCCTAGCTCTAGCGGGATGCGCTGCTCTGGCAGCGCGGTTGGAACGAGCGCCGACTCTGCGACGCCTGGCGGCGTTGGATGGCTTTATGCTGTTCGTTCTGTTCTTCCTGCCGTTCACTGTACCAGGCGAGACGGTTTTCTCAATGAATGGCATGACCGCCAGCTATGAAGGCGTGTTGCGGGCTGTTGAAATCCTTTTGAAAGCTAACGCCGTGGTATTAATAATCCTGGCCTTGCTGGGGTCGCTAGGGTCGGTGGAGTTGGGTCACGCCATGGCGCGGTTGCGATTGCCCGGCAAGTTCGTACATTTATTCCTGTTTACCGTGCGCTATATCGAAGTGCTGTACCGTGAATATCGCCGCCTGCGCACGGCGATGAAAGCGCGCGGATTTCGTCTGCGCTGCGATCTACACACCTGGCGTAGCGTCGGTTATCTTTTCGGAATGCTCTTGGTGCGCGGTATTGAACGCGCTGAACGCATTCTGGCCGCCATGCGTTGTCGCGGTTTCCAGGGGCATTTTTACCCAATGACGGAAGCAGAACCCGTGGGTCAGCGCGACTATGCGTTTGCCGGCTTGTCGGTTGCAGCAGTTTGCGCACTGATCGTCCTGGAGTGTCTGCATTCGTGAGCGAGCCGCTTTTCCGGCTGTCCGACCTGCATTTCGCCTACGACTCTGGACAACCGGTATTGTCGGGCGCTCATTTCACCCTGCGCACCGGTGATCGAGTAGCGCTCACCGGTGCGAATGGCGTTGGCAAGACGACGTTGTTGCATTTGATGGTGGGGCTGTTGAAAGCGCAGGCCGGTCAGGTGGAGGCCTTTGGACGCCCGCGTATTCATGAAAAGGACTTTGTGGAGGTAAGACCCCGAGCGGGCTTGCTGTTCCAGGACTCCGACGACCAATTGTTTTGCCCGACCGTGACCGAGGATATAGCCTTTGGGCCGCTCAATCTGGGCAAGAGCTGGGCGGAAACCCGGATGATTGTCCAACGCACCTTGGCCAGCCTGGGTCTGGAGGGTTTCGAGAACCGTGTTACCCACAAATTATCGGGAGGACAACGGCGTCTGGTGGCGCTGGCGACCGTACTCGCCATGAACCCCGAAGTATTGCTGCTCGATGAACCGACCAATGCGCTAGACGCGGAGACACGTGAGCGATTGATCCAGATCCTTGATGGCTTGCCTCAAGCCATGATCGTGATTTCTCACGATGAAGATTTCCTCACTCGCATTACCCAACGCCGTGTGCGTCTGGAGCAAGGTCGATTGATGGAGGGTTGATTTCTAGGGATGTCGTCGTTTTCTTATCGCTTTGAGCCATTCTGTGTTTCACGTCATTCTTTTCTGTCCGGGGAGAGCGATCTCTACAGCCTGGGCAAGAATGCTGATTGTAACGTATAATTAATGAAATATTTTGCTCACAATTGGACAGGCTACAAGATAGACTTATTACATTACTTGATAGGTTTATCTGCTTTTCTTATTTCAATTTTGATCTCTTTCTTGATTGCCGATTTTATACGGAATATGATTGGTATAGAAAGGGAACTTTCTATTATTTATAATAATAATTTTATTTTATCAATTTTATTTATTCTAGCTATATTAATAGTTTTTTATTTAAATAAATCTATTATAAAAAATGATTCAATGATTTTATTATATGGATTAATAGCTGTTTTCTTTTTTATGGTATTGATTAATATTATTTTTAAGTTATTTTTATTTAAAACATACGGCGATGTCGGCTATCTTCCAATGGTTATTGATAGCGGCAACCCTTTTTCAAGATGGCTTGGAGGAACTAAATTATTAATAGTTATATACAATAATTTTCAGGAAGTATTTAAAATTTCAGCCATAAATTTTATCAAATTTTTTGGCGCTACTTTGATGGCCTTAACAAGCATATTATTTATTTATAAAAACCACGAAAAATTTTCGATAACATTTCCAATTTTTAGCCCGATATGGCTATTATTTTCATCTGGATATGATGAGTATTATCCATTCATTGTTGGGTTATATCTTCTCTCTGTTTCCTTGATAGCAAGCAGAAAGACTCCAGAAAATTTGGCCATACCAATCATAGCAGCAATTCTTCCTGTTATGTATATTGGTTTTGCGCCTTTGGGATTAATTTTGCTTTTTAAGTATTGGATCGATCATCCTAAAAATCGCTATATTGCGTTTTTTTTATCAATGTTATTTTATTTTATCGGATTAATAGTTTTATGGCCGGCAGATATCATTGATTATATAAAGCATCTATATAGCGATTTAAATCTTGGTGAAAAAAATACGTTTTGGCCACCCTATCAGGGAAAATCCAGCTCATCCCTTTCGCCTTTTTTTTCTATTTCATACGCCTTATCACTTCAACATTTTATGGATTTATTCTATATGTTGTTTTTTGGCGCTGGATGGATCACCCCTTTGGTTATCCTGGCTCTGTCGCCATTAAAAGTCATGGAGTGCTTGAGCATAGTTGATTGGAAAAATATATTGAAAAACATAAACTTTTTATTTTATGGATTATTATTTTGGCAGATTTATTATTTTATCTTTATGATACCTAAGCTCGGTCCATCTCGTGACTTTGATCTTTTTTTTGGTTTATATATTGTTTTATCTTTTATGGCAGGCGCATTACTTGATGATCAATTTGAGCGTGAAAAAATAAGAAAAATATTTAAATATTATATATACATTGTTACATTTGGAAGCAATAGTTCAATTCTATATATGCTCCTCTTTATCGGAAACTAATATCGCTTTATTTCTAATAAATAATTCTTCCAGCTATTTGATCATACTCCTCGTTGGAGGAAAACAAATAACAAAAGCCTTTAAGGCTGATTTTGGTGTCCTGTGAATAAAAACAAGTTAGTTGCGGAACCTTTTACCGGCTACATCGAAAATTTGACCCATGAAGGCAAGGGCGTTGCTCGACGCGATGGTAAGACGATCTTTGTCGAGGGCGCATTGCCGGGGGAAGAAGTTCGTTGCGTGTACACCAGTCGGCGCAGTCGCCGGGATGAGGCGCGCATTATTGAGGTGTTGCAAGCCGCACCAGAGCGAGTAGAGCCACGCTGCGCTCATTATGGTATTTGCGGGGGCTGCGCGCTGCAACATCTGCAAGCGGACAGTCAATTGGCGATCAAGCAGTGCTGGCTACTGGACAGTCTGACCCATATCGGCAAGGTTGAACCCGGGCAAGTCCTGGAGCCGATGACCGGTCCCCTCTGGGGCTACCGGCGGCGGGCACGGCTTGGGGTCAAATATGTAGCCAAAAAGGGCCGGGTATTGGTCGGTTTCCGCGAACGACGTAGCCCCTATATCGCCGATTTACAACGTTGCGAGGTGCTGGACGAGCGGGTCGGCGGGTTACTGGAGGCATTAGCGACGCTGATTGGTGAGCTATCCATTCGCGACCGGTTGCCGCAAATCGAGGTCGCGGGTGGGGATGAGGTCATGGGTCTGAATTTCCGGGTGCTGACATCGCCCAGTGAGGCGGATCAAGAACGGCTCCGCGAATTTGGCGAGCGGCATGGGCTGGCGCTGTATCTGCAACCCGGTGGCCCGGATAGTGTGCAACCTTTATGGCCCGTGCGGCCAGAACTTGGTTATCGCTTGCCCGACTTCGATCTCGACCTGGAATTTCAACCCTGGCATTTCATTCAAGTCAATGCCGCTATCAACCGGCAACTGGTCGCGCGAGCCTGCAAATTACTGGAACTGGAACCGACCAGCCGGGTGCTGGATCTGTTCTGCGGGCTGGGCAATTTCACTCTGACGCTGGCGCGGCGGGCCGGGAAAGTGGTTGGCGTGGAGGGTGACGCCAGCCTGGTCGAATGGGCGCGGCGCAATGCGCTACGCAACAGGTTGGCGAATGTTGAATTTCATGCTGCTGATCTAGCCGGTGATTTGACCGGTCAACCGTGGACGCAGGGTGGCTATGACCGGGTGCTGCTCGATCCGCCTCGTTCCGGCGCTTTGGAGATGATGCCGCGTATCGCTGCATTGGGCGCGCGGCGCGTGGTTTATGTCTCCTGCCATCCGGCAACCCTGGCCCGCGATGTCGGCGAACTGGTTCACCGTTTCGGTTATCGCCTGGACAGCGCTGGTGTCCTCGATATGTTTCCGCATACTGCGCATGTCGAGTCCATGGCGGTGCTGGTTCGGGTTGGCTAAACGACGCAGGTGGGGCAGTACGATTCATCGGAAAAACCCGCTATGCTGAACTGATTCGATCCTTCAGAGAGGTACTGATATGAAAGCACGCGCCGCTGTCGCCTGGGAACCCCAAAAACCGCTGGTCATTGAAGAAGTAGATGTAGCAGGGCCGAAGGAAGGCGAAGTTCTGTTGAAAGTCATTGCAACCGGCGTCTGCCATACCGATGCCTTCACCCTGTCCGGGGATGATCCAGAAGGCGCGTTCCCCTGCATCCTGGGTCACGAGGGCGGCTGTGAAGTGGTGGAATGCGGTCCCGGCGTCAAGCACTTGAAACCGGGCGATCATGTCATTCCGCTGTATATTCCGGAATGCGGCGAGTGCGAGTATTGCCGCTCCTCCAAGACGAATCTGTGTCAGTCGATTGCCGCCACAGTGTGGACCGGCTACATGCCCGATCACACCCGCCGCTTTTCCTGCCGGGGGACGCCATTGTTTCATTACATGGGCTGCTCGACCTTCGCGGAATATACGGTGGTTCCGGAAATCGCTCTCGCCAAAATCAACCCGGCAGCGCCGTTGGACAAAGTCTGTCTGCTCGGTTGCGGCGTCACCACTGGCATTGGCGCGGTGCTGAATACCGCCAAGGTGGAGCCAGGTTCCACGGTCGCCGTTTTCGGCTTGGGCGGCATCGGTTTGTCAGTGATTCAGGGCGCAGTCATGGCGCAGGCCGGGCGGATCATTGCGGTTGACACCAACCCGGATAAATTCGCCATCGCCACGGCGCTGGGCGCGACCGATACGCTCAATCCAACCCAGATCAGCGGCAATGTGGTCGACGCCATCAAGGAGATGACGAACGGTGGGGTCGATTATTCGTTTGAATGTATCGGTAATGTCGAGGTGATGCGTCAGGCTTTGGAGTGTTGCCACATGGGTTGGGGCGTCTCCACCATCATCGGTGTCGCTGGCGCGGGTCAGGAAATCCGCACTCGACCCTTTCAACTGGTCACTGGACGCACCTGGAAGGGCACGGCTTTTGGCGGAGTCAAGGGACGCAGCCAGTTACCTGGCTATGTGGAGAATTATCTCCAGGGCAAAATTGAACTGGATCGCATGGTGACCCATATCTTCCCACTGGAGCAGATCAACACGGCGTTTGACCTGATGCATGAAGGTAAAAGCATCCGTTCGGTGATTGTGTTCTAACCGTGGTGAGCAATGACGACGCCTGCGGCTATCGCTGCATTCATTCAACTGTGCCGCGATAGCACGCTCACTGAACGGAGTGGCGCGCAAAGTCATTTTATTGCGCTCTGTCGCGTGTTGGGCCTGAAACCGCCGCTGGAGGAAGATCCGCGCGGCGAGTGGTTCGCCTTCGAGAAGGGCGCGAAGAAAACCGGTGGCGGCGACGGTTGGGCCGATGTGTGGCGGCGGCATTGCTTCGCCTGGGAATACAAGGGCAAGCATAAAGACTTGAAGGTAGCGCTGCGGCAGTTGCAGCAGTACGCCCTGGCCCTGGAAAATCCGCCGCTGCTAATCGTCTCAGATATGGAGGCGATTGAGATT includes these proteins:
- a CDS encoding cytochrome b/b6 domain-containing protein; amino-acid sequence: MKNDETLQAIRVWDLPTRLFHWILVALIIAQWWTAEQSSTMDYHVWGGYAVLTLVLFRLIWGFVGSETVLFSDFVRGPGAALLYAKALMRGETPHYLGHNPMGGWSILALLILLLIQAGTGLFANDDIMTEGPLYAWVSKDTSDWLTTLHKFNFNLLLAMIAVHLSAVFFYLLVKRENLIHPMLSGRKHLPPEQIDRAPRMANPWLGLAALAVAALAVWLLVR
- a CDS encoding cytochrome c, producing the protein MNKKLLGIGLASSLISLVFLTVASAADPKPKDVAEYRQSVYTIIGWNFKPIGAMVKGEIPFDAAAVARHAQYVELMSKAALEGFAKGSGPDAVKGTEAKPEIWTNWDKFESAMNDFQQESAKLAEVAKGGDESAIKAQFGKTAETCKACHKEFRKD
- the nikR gene encoding nickel-responsive transcriptional regulator NikR, with the translated sequence MERVTISLDDKLLEAFDAYIKRKGYENRSEAIRDLVRQRLEQDRLEENQAEHTVACLAYVYNHHQRELARRLTQTQHAHHHLMLSTLHVHLDHENCLEVVVLQGNTTDVRHVAEATIAETGVRHGNLHLVPVEKVTNHRGHEHIHPTT
- a CDS encoding DUF4198 domain-containing protein; translation: MFALFRLSPLALIVALAAPGIVQAHFQELLPTTDMVPETGDRTVKLTAAFTHPMEGGPVMDMGQPAQFGVLVDGEKIDLTASLTPVKIDGKQAFTAAYPIKKPGDYVFYLEPAPYWESAEKVFLVHYTKVVVDFSAGAGWDGRVGLSVEIEPLTRPYGLWTGSVFRGLARKDGQPLPFARVEIEWVNDGSVKAPADPFITQEVKTDANGVFAYVMPKAGWWGFNVLVDSKIKGPDGQPADAELGGTLWVKTVDMK
- the cbiM gene encoding cobalt transporter CbiM, with product MAHIPDGVLSAPVLVAGAALSLVGCAYGLRQLEAERIPQVALLSAVLFVAALVHFPVGPSSVHLMLNGLAGVLLGWAAFPAILVALLLQAVLFGFGGLVVLGVNAMNMALPAVLCRALFVALFRSGNRRRTIIAAGLAGNIGVMLTALLVALALALSGQEFVAAAKLIIFTHIPVAVIESIFSAAVIDLLLRVKPEFLNFTGMKEEYP
- a CDS encoding carboxypeptidase regulatory-like domain-containing protein is translated as MSDRLLVPVLLALSLSVVAAPAWSHKLKVFATAEGTRLVGYAYFIPGGRPRQVKVTVTDADGKVLAATATDDEGHFQIEAKRRVDHHITVGGGDGHVATYTIRAEELPDSLSPSPPIPLSQGEGRERLPLSSSTPLPQVSQASNPSSIAAVSPAVPASNTDWRIFIDQSIARQIRPLREQIDAYQEKIWWHDVLGGIGYILGLGGLAFGLAERRRQRDASPSTVAGRNPS
- the cbiQ gene encoding cobalt ECF transporter T component CbiQ → MHSLAKVSHPHASITIYLPLKKGDREGFRASEPLLKTVDARLRLAACGLFALIVVGLTQIPALLTALALAGCAALAARLERAPTLRRLAALDGFMLFVLFFLPFTVPGETVFSMNGMTASYEGVLRAVEILLKANAVVLIILALLGSLGSVELGHAMARLRLPGKFVHLFLFTVRYIEVLYREYRRLRTAMKARGFRLRCDLHTWRSVGYLFGMLLVRGIERAERILAAMRCRGFQGHFYPMTEAEPVGQRDYAFAGLSVAAVCALIVLECLHS
- a CDS encoding ABC transporter ATP-binding protein, which codes for MSEPLFRLSDLHFAYDSGQPVLSGAHFTLRTGDRVALTGANGVGKTTLLHLMVGLLKAQAGQVEAFGRPRIHEKDFVEVRPRAGLLFQDSDDQLFCPTVTEDIAFGPLNLGKSWAETRMIVQRTLASLGLEGFENRVTHKLSGGQRRLVALATVLAMNPEVLLLDEPTNALDAETRERLIQILDGLPQAMIVISHDEDFLTRITQRRVRLEQGRLMEG
- the rlmD gene encoding 23S rRNA (uracil(1939)-C(5))-methyltransferase RlmD — its product is MNKNKLVAEPFTGYIENLTHEGKGVARRDGKTIFVEGALPGEEVRCVYTSRRSRRDEARIIEVLQAAPERVEPRCAHYGICGGCALQHLQADSQLAIKQCWLLDSLTHIGKVEPGQVLEPMTGPLWGYRRRARLGVKYVAKKGRVLVGFRERRSPYIADLQRCEVLDERVGGLLEALATLIGELSIRDRLPQIEVAGGDEVMGLNFRVLTSPSEADQERLREFGERHGLALYLQPGGPDSVQPLWPVRPELGYRLPDFDLDLEFQPWHFIQVNAAINRQLVARACKLLELEPTSRVLDLFCGLGNFTLTLARRAGKVVGVEGDASLVEWARRNALRNRLANVEFHAADLAGDLTGQPWTQGGYDRVLLDPPRSGALEMMPRIAALGARRVVYVSCHPATLARDVGELVHRFGYRLDSAGVLDMFPHTAHVESMAVLVRVG
- a CDS encoding S-(hydroxymethyl)glutathione dehydrogenase/class III alcohol dehydrogenase; amino-acid sequence: MKARAAVAWEPQKPLVIEEVDVAGPKEGEVLLKVIATGVCHTDAFTLSGDDPEGAFPCILGHEGGCEVVECGPGVKHLKPGDHVIPLYIPECGECEYCRSSKTNLCQSIAATVWTGYMPDHTRRFSCRGTPLFHYMGCSTFAEYTVVPEIALAKINPAAPLDKVCLLGCGVTTGIGAVLNTAKVEPGSTVAVFGLGGIGLSVIQGAVMAQAGRIIAVDTNPDKFAIATALGATDTLNPTQISGNVVDAIKEMTNGGVDYSFECIGNVEVMRQALECCHMGWGVSTIIGVAGAGQEIRTRPFQLVTGRTWKGTAFGGVKGRSQLPGYVENYLQGKIELDRMVTHIFPLEQINTAFDLMHEGKSIRSVIVF